In Trichocoleus desertorum NBK24, the following are encoded in one genomic region:
- a CDS encoding AraC family transcriptional regulator, translating to MVKTQLPQVDLTHAGVWQQLLVNARLCSSQTAGWQGIHLAHHRLPAHELPDCYFAQHVITICMGQFEVELKRGGRWQTEHYRLGDLGIFPAHQPHPQARCDRGVELIQLYLDPHLMAQATDHSLEASADIVPQHKIRDPLIQQIGLTLKTELESGDVDSRCYADAMATALSAHLLQRYFTQRSLLREYTGGLSSHKLKQVIVYIQDHLDQDLRLAEIAANVQISPHYFATLFKQATGLAPHQFVTQCRVERAKCLLTKRELTILEILLQLGFKSQSHFTRVFREQTGLTPTAYRNHS from the coding sequence ATGGTCAAGACTCAACTGCCGCAGGTAGATTTAACCCATGCAGGTGTGTGGCAACAATTGCTCGTTAATGCCCGACTCTGCTCCAGCCAAACCGCTGGCTGGCAAGGTATTCACTTAGCGCACCATCGCTTGCCTGCCCACGAGCTGCCCGATTGCTACTTTGCCCAGCATGTAATCACCATCTGTATGGGGCAATTTGAGGTAGAGCTAAAACGGGGAGGGCGCTGGCAAACGGAGCATTACCGACTCGGTGATCTTGGGATCTTTCCGGCACATCAACCCCATCCTCAAGCTCGCTGCGATCGCGGTGTTGAGTTAATTCAGCTTTATCTAGACCCGCATCTCATGGCTCAAGCGACAGATCACTCCCTAGAGGCATCAGCGGACATTGTGCCTCAACACAAAATTCGAGATCCTTTAATTCAACAGATTGGTCTTACGCTTAAAACCGAGTTGGAATCAGGAGATGTCGATAGCCGCTGCTACGCTGATGCAATGGCGACAGCGCTCTCAGCCCATCTGCTACAACGATATTTTACTCAGCGATCGCTCTTGCGGGAATACACAGGAGGCTTGTCATCTCATAAGCTCAAACAAGTGATCGTCTACATTCAAGACCATTTAGACCAAGACTTACGCTTAGCAGAAATTGCCGCGAACGTGCAGATCAGTCCGCATTATTTCGCCACTTTGTTCAAGCAAGCGACAGGGCTAGCTCCCCATCAGTTCGTAACGCAATGCCGCGTTGAGCGGGCCAAATGCCTACTGACTAAGCGAGAACTAACCATTCTAGAAATTCTGCTACAACTGGGATTTAAGAGCCAAAGCCACTTTACGAGGGTGTTTCGGGAGCAAACTGGGCTAACTCCCACAGCGTATAGAAACCATTCCTAA
- a CDS encoding efflux RND transporter periplasmic adaptor subunit — translation MSGNDTQDLSSSPAISEEKLNIPQDSQQAGPPPQPNRFRRLLVPTIIGLLLLGGIGWIVFSRVIMPMLMMGPMKPQPTPVQLGSPKSAMVEDSSDYAASLDSRQSITLQSRVSGPVATIYVEAGDRVEAGDQLLQISANEQRAQVASRNAAVETSAAEIESAQADVASAIDSLQALQEKRAADQANVQLNQREYERYQELQRQGAESRQILDQRLNALQTAQANLRQTEADIRAQQSAINRARSQVTRSQRTLQQAQANVAEGQAQLQDYAISAPFAGIVGNIPIKQGDYVSPSTPLLTLTQNQELEVQIAIPLDRAPDLRMGLPVRLLSDQDRVLQTGKISFIAPNVDPATQSVQVKAIFDNSNNQLRTEQFIRARVIWDSSSGVLAPTTAISRLGGRDFIFVAAPFQSSGCEAPASAPGAPPGAAQLEPDQLVAIQKPIKLGKIIGNDQEVVEGLSAGDRIVTSGILQLQNCMPIVEDAPPPTAASPNSP, via the coding sequence ATGAGCGGCAACGACACTCAAGATCTCTCCTCTTCCCCAGCTATTTCTGAGGAGAAATTGAACATTCCTCAGGACTCTCAACAGGCTGGTCCACCCCCTCAGCCCAACCGTTTCCGGCGGTTGTTAGTGCCTACCATTATCGGTCTGCTGCTTCTCGGCGGTATTGGCTGGATTGTGTTTAGTCGCGTCATTATGCCAATGCTAATGATGGGGCCAATGAAACCACAGCCAACCCCTGTCCAACTGGGCAGCCCCAAGTCGGCTATGGTTGAAGACAGCTCAGATTACGCCGCCAGCCTTGATTCTCGGCAGTCTATCACCTTGCAATCGCGGGTTTCTGGCCCAGTTGCCACTATTTATGTCGAAGCAGGCGATCGCGTTGAGGCGGGCGACCAACTCCTCCAGATTAGTGCAAATGAACAGCGGGCTCAGGTCGCGAGTCGGAATGCAGCCGTGGAAACGTCAGCCGCTGAGATTGAATCAGCCCAAGCTGATGTAGCCAGCGCGATCGATTCCTTGCAAGCCCTACAGGAAAAACGGGCGGCAGATCAAGCCAATGTTCAACTAAATCAACGCGAATACGAGCGCTATCAAGAACTGCAAAGACAAGGAGCCGAAAGCCGACAAATTCTGGATCAGCGGCTAAACGCCCTGCAAACAGCTCAGGCGAACTTGCGGCAAACAGAGGCTGACATCCGCGCCCAACAATCTGCGATTAACCGAGCCAGATCGCAAGTGACGAGAAGTCAGCGGACGCTGCAACAGGCTCAGGCAAATGTGGCGGAAGGTCAAGCCCAGCTTCAGGATTACGCCATTTCAGCGCCTTTTGCGGGGATTGTAGGCAATATTCCTATCAAGCAAGGAGATTATGTCAGTCCTTCTACACCACTACTGACCCTGACCCAAAATCAGGAGTTGGAAGTCCAGATTGCGATTCCGCTGGATAGAGCGCCGGATCTACGCATGGGCTTACCTGTCAGGCTGTTGAGTGATCAAGACCGCGTTTTGCAAACGGGCAAGATCTCGTTCATTGCTCCGAATGTTGATCCAGCGACCCAGTCGGTGCAAGTGAAGGCAATATTTGATAACTCGAACAATCAACTCCGCACGGAGCAGTTTATTCGAGCCAGAGTGATTTGGGACTCTAGTTCTGGCGTTCTGGCCCCAACTACGGCAATTTCTCGACTGGGGGGTAGAGACTTTATTTTCGTGGCGGCTCCCTTCCAAAGCTCAGGGTGTGAAGCCCCAGCCTCAGCGCCTGGAGCACCGCCTGGAGCCGCTCAACTAGAGCCTGACCAATTGGTTGCTATCCAAAAGCCTATTAAGTTGGGCAAAATTATTGGCAATGACCAAGAAGTGGTAGAAGGCTTGAGTGCAGGCGATCGCATCGTAACTTCTGGCATCCTACAACTACAAAATTGTATGCCGATTGTCGAAGATGCCCCACCTCCTACGGCTGCATCTCCTAATTCTCCCTAA
- a CDS encoding efflux RND transporter permease subunit yields MILSLSNFFIKRPVFATVCSIVVTLLGLAAIPTLPIAQYPDITPPQISVTSNYRGANAEIVESTVTNILERELNGIAGVKYIKSTSANDGTSNVNLTFDLGLNQDIAAVDVQNKVSTVVSRLPGPVTQTGVQVSKANNNFLLAIGLYSDRDESKGEDLYDDTYLSNYADLYVVDALKRLEGVGGVQIFGERKYAMRLWLDPERLASRNLTPQDVVVALQQQNLQVGAGQIGQPPTATGQQYQYAVTAQGRLKDAEEFNDLVIKSTDAGTLVKLRDVGRAELGAENYGSILRFTSDDRVTHRGVGLGITQQFGSNALETAQAVKDEMQRLTANFPPGLHYEVAFDTTTFIQAGAEEVIISLLQAVALVILVIFLFLQNWRAALVVSIAIPVAFIGTFIFVKLLNFSINTLTLFGLTLATGLVVDDAIVIVEDITRRINEDGLRPVEAAIASMNALFGAVIATSLVLITVFVPIAFFPGTTGQLYKQFALTIAFSVVVSTFNAITFTPTLSALLLKQGQTTPDNWFFNGINGTIERTRQAYGRTLEKVTRRKNIVLALFSAGLVLTYWIYTIVPAGFVPEEDQGYFITLVQAPEGVSLSYTEEVLAKAEEIMKQRPEIKNIFAVGGFSFSGATPNNGLIFSTLKPWEERSGADQSVKGIIGGFFPQPSGLFPQLVSIKEAIVVPFPPPAIQGIGNFGGFEFHLQDRAGSDFATIGEVLGKFMGRAATYPSPDKPQLAGLRPTFNANTPQISVEVDRVRANQLQVSPEDIFNTLQIFLGSAYVNDFNQFQRAYRVFVQADSRFRSNPEDINKLYVRSRSGRMIPLGNVVRVTQTVGPSIITHYNLSRSVEINGSGSPGVSSGQAIKAMEAVANETLPKGFRYEWSGLSLEEIQAGGSAVFIFSLGIIFVFLTLAAQYESYTDPLIIMLTVPLAVLGALFAILLRGTANDVYTQIGLVMLIGMASKNAVLIVEFANQLSDEGLALTKAVTEACRERLRPILMTAISTVIGAVPLVVATGPGAAARQSLGTAVVGGMCVATVLSLFVVPVLYIVIKTIEAQFHRSRQPAFVGVTSATMGSDGDGNGDGHGDGHGDGAGHHSRETTASRSSDHH; encoded by the coding sequence ATGATTCTCTCCCTTTCCAACTTCTTTATCAAACGCCCTGTGTTCGCAACGGTGTGTTCAATCGTTGTAACCTTGTTAGGGCTTGCTGCTATTCCGACCCTGCCGATCGCCCAATATCCAGACATTACGCCTCCTCAAATCAGCGTTACGTCTAACTATAGAGGTGCGAATGCTGAGATCGTAGAGTCAACCGTCACCAACATTCTGGAGCGGGAACTTAACGGGATCGCTGGGGTGAAATACATCAAGTCCACCAGCGCCAATGATGGCACCAGCAACGTCAATCTGACCTTTGACTTGGGTCTGAACCAAGATATTGCTGCGGTTGACGTGCAGAACAAAGTTTCGACGGTTGTCTCGCGTCTGCCTGGGCCTGTGACTCAGACAGGAGTGCAAGTTTCCAAAGCCAACAACAACTTTTTGCTGGCGATCGGGCTTTACTCCGACCGAGATGAAAGTAAAGGCGAAGACCTGTACGACGATACTTATCTCAGCAACTACGCCGACCTGTACGTGGTTGATGCCCTGAAGCGGCTCGAAGGTGTGGGGGGAGTGCAAATTTTTGGGGAGCGCAAATATGCCATGCGGCTGTGGCTCGACCCCGAACGGCTAGCCAGTCGCAACTTAACCCCGCAAGATGTGGTCGTTGCCTTACAGCAACAAAACCTGCAAGTTGGCGCTGGGCAAATTGGTCAACCTCCTACTGCCACTGGGCAACAGTACCAATATGCGGTTACTGCCCAGGGACGACTAAAAGATGCAGAAGAATTCAACGATCTCGTGATCAAGAGCACTGATGCTGGGACGTTGGTGAAGCTGAGGGATGTGGGCAGAGCAGAATTGGGCGCGGAGAACTACGGTTCGATATTGCGCTTTACCTCAGATGATCGCGTCACCCACCGGGGCGTGGGACTGGGGATCACCCAGCAGTTTGGCAGTAATGCCTTAGAGACAGCCCAAGCAGTCAAAGATGAAATGCAACGGTTGACTGCCAATTTTCCCCCTGGTCTCCACTATGAAGTCGCCTTTGACACGACGACTTTTATCCAAGCAGGGGCAGAAGAAGTGATCATCTCGCTCTTGCAGGCGGTCGCGTTGGTGATCTTGGTGATCTTTCTGTTTTTGCAGAACTGGCGAGCGGCGCTGGTAGTTTCGATCGCGATTCCGGTCGCGTTTATTGGCACGTTTATCTTCGTCAAGCTGCTAAATTTCTCGATCAACACGCTGACTTTGTTTGGCTTAACGCTAGCCACAGGTTTGGTGGTCGATGACGCGATCGTGATTGTGGAGGATATTACGCGACGGATTAACGAGGATGGTCTGCGGCCTGTTGAAGCAGCGATCGCTTCCATGAATGCTTTGTTTGGTGCCGTCATTGCTACATCGTTGGTGTTGATTACGGTGTTTGTGCCCATTGCCTTTTTTCCGGGCACTACGGGCCAACTGTATAAGCAATTTGCGCTCACAATCGCTTTCTCCGTCGTCGTTTCTACGTTCAACGCGATTACATTTACACCTACCTTGTCGGCTCTGTTGCTGAAGCAGGGACAAACGACCCCAGATAACTGGTTCTTTAATGGCATCAATGGCACGATCGAGCGGACTCGGCAAGCCTATGGTCGGACGTTAGAAAAAGTCACTCGGCGCAAGAACATTGTGCTGGCCCTATTCTCAGCAGGTTTAGTTCTTACCTACTGGATCTATACGATCGTGCCAGCGGGATTTGTGCCGGAGGAAGACCAAGGCTACTTTATTACGCTGGTTCAAGCACCGGAAGGAGTCTCCCTCAGCTATACCGAAGAGGTTTTGGCAAAAGCTGAGGAGATCATGAAGCAACGCCCTGAAATCAAAAATATTTTTGCGGTAGGAGGATTTAGTTTCAGTGGTGCCACCCCCAACAACGGCTTGATTTTCTCGACCCTGAAACCTTGGGAAGAACGATCTGGAGCTGACCAATCAGTTAAAGGCATCATTGGGGGCTTCTTCCCCCAGCCATCTGGGTTGTTTCCGCAACTCGTCAGTATTAAGGAAGCGATTGTGGTGCCGTTTCCGCCACCTGCCATTCAAGGGATTGGTAACTTTGGGGGATTTGAGTTTCATCTGCAAGACCGCGCAGGCAGCGACTTCGCCACGATTGGGGAAGTGTTAGGTAAATTCATGGGTCGGGCCGCAACCTATCCCTCTCCTGACAAACCGCAACTGGCTGGGCTACGGCCTACTTTCAATGCCAACACTCCCCAGATCTCCGTAGAAGTGGATCGCGTCAGAGCTAACCAACTCCAGGTGTCGCCGGAAGACATTTTTAATACCCTGCAAATCTTCCTCGGCTCAGCCTATGTTAATGACTTCAACCAATTTCAGCGGGCTTATCGGGTGTTTGTGCAGGCAGACAGCCGCTTCCGTTCTAACCCAGAAGACATCAACAAGCTCTATGTGCGATCGCGCTCTGGAAGGATGATTCCCCTCGGTAATGTGGTGCGGGTCACTCAGACAGTCGGCCCCTCGATCATCACCCATTACAATCTCTCTCGCTCTGTAGAAATTAATGGTTCAGGCTCACCCGGAGTTAGCTCTGGACAAGCTATTAAGGCGATGGAAGCGGTAGCCAACGAAACTCTGCCTAAAGGGTTCCGGTATGAGTGGTCTGGCCTCTCCTTAGAGGAAATCCAGGCAGGAGGCTCAGCGGTTTTTATCTTTTCTCTAGGAATTATCTTTGTCTTTCTGACGTTGGCGGCTCAGTATGAAAGCTACACCGATCCCTTAATCATCATGCTAACTGTGCCCTTGGCTGTTTTGGGGGCATTGTTTGCCATCCTCCTGCGGGGCACGGCCAATGATGTGTATACCCAGATCGGGTTAGTGATGCTGATCGGGATGGCAAGTAAAAACGCGGTTCTGATTGTAGAATTTGCAAACCAACTCTCGGATGAAGGGCTGGCTTTAACCAAAGCGGTGACTGAAGCTTGCCGAGAGCGCTTACGCCCCATCTTGATGACCGCAATTTCTACTGTAATTGGGGCCGTGCCGCTAGTGGTTGCTACGGGGCCAGGAGCTGCTGCTAGACAATCTTTAGGAACAGCGGTTGTAGGTGGAATGTGTGTGGCTACAGTGCTCAGTTTGTTTGTGGTGCCTGTGCTATACATTGTGATTAAAACCATTGAGGCGCAATTCCATCGATCGCGCCAACCTGCCTTTGTGGGTGTAACCTCAGCAACTATGGGCAGCGACGGTGATGGTAACGGAGATGGACATGGTGACGGGCATGGTGACGGTGCAGGTCATCACAGCCGAGAAACTACTGCCAGTCGCTCCTCAGATCATCACTAG
- a CDS encoding tocopherol cyclase family protein codes for MVNLSSLSDSFQTPPFQTPHSGYHWQGGNHRFFEGWYYRVTLPDVAQTFAFMYSIEDPQGGTPTSGGAAQILGPRDEYLCRTFPQVQQFWAWQHALGLGHWRDVSQVAQAQITQNPQNSQNIKQPRFLVPEEFDRQVREGYQATATWHQGVLSDPGSGALARWQYKIQPVYGWGDVGKTQQSTAGWLSSLQIFEPGWQILMAHGWATGWIEWNGQRYDFANAPAYSEKNWGGSFPQKWFWLNCNCFADEPDLALTAGGGRRGVLWWMESVAMIGIHHQGKFYEFVPWNSKVSWQIQPWGCWQMQAENDQYRVELVGTCEAPGTPLRAPTEQGLVFFCRDTMHGHVTLRLWKRDRPQPILVAESNLCGLEVGGEPWDTVWES; via the coding sequence ATGGTAAATCTTTCCTCGCTTTCTGATTCCTTCCAAACGCCTCCATTTCAGACCCCCCATAGTGGCTACCATTGGCAGGGTGGCAATCATCGCTTCTTTGAAGGTTGGTACTACCGAGTCACCTTGCCTGATGTGGCCCAAACCTTTGCCTTTATGTACTCCATTGAAGACCCTCAAGGAGGAACCCCTACCAGCGGTGGGGCCGCGCAGATTTTAGGGCCAAGGGACGAATATCTCTGTCGAACTTTTCCGCAGGTACAGCAGTTTTGGGCGTGGCAACATGCTTTGGGTTTAGGTCATTGGCGTGATGTGAGTCAGGTAGCCCAAGCGCAAATCACCCAGAACCCGCAAAACTCGCAAAACATAAAGCAGCCCAGATTTTTAGTGCCCGAAGAGTTCGATCGCCAAGTTCGAGAAGGCTACCAGGCTACCGCAACTTGGCATCAAGGAGTTCTAAGCGATCCAGGCTCTGGTGCGTTGGCGCGTTGGCAATACAAAATTCAACCTGTTTACGGTTGGGGGGATGTGGGAAAAACCCAACAATCCACCGCTGGTTGGCTCTCGTCTCTACAAATTTTTGAACCAGGCTGGCAAATCTTGATGGCGCATGGTTGGGCGACAGGCTGGATTGAGTGGAACGGCCAACGCTATGACTTTGCTAATGCGCCTGCCTATAGCGAGAAGAACTGGGGTGGCTCGTTTCCCCAAAAATGGTTTTGGTTAAATTGTAATTGCTTTGCTGATGAGCCTGACCTTGCTCTCACGGCTGGAGGGGGTAGACGGGGGGTGCTGTGGTGGATGGAATCAGTCGCCATGATCGGCATTCACCATCAAGGTAAATTTTATGAGTTTGTACCTTGGAACAGCAAAGTGAGTTGGCAAATTCAGCCCTGGGGTTGCTGGCAAATGCAAGCAGAGAATGACCAGTATCGCGTGGAGTTGGTCGGTACCTGCGAGGCTCCTGGCACACCTTTGCGGGCTCCTACCGAGCAAGGTTTAGTATTTTTCTGTCGCGATACAATGCATGGGCATGTCACATTACGCCTCTGGAAGCGCGATCGCCCGCAACCAATTTTGGTGGCTGAGAGCAATCTCTGCGGCTTAGAAGTGGGGGGAGAACCTTGGGACACAGTTTGGGAGTCGTAA
- a CDS encoding collagen-like protein: MRLLGQSALFLSLFALTSLTPLGSSPLCAPVALAGELRNFEQDGRDGRNGRDGRMGRNGQDQTIFANSSAVTLDLSGQDGTDGEDGENARRPRCKSQPNQSDRDLQAADGGNGGNGGNGGNGGEGGAVTVYYTNPNDLKQIAVRSPGGLGGRAGRGGYGTAGCNCDRRLWEVKVCKGTPGSPDYSCKSRTHTCQDGRNGYNGRDGQEGQPGKLGTLSLVPQAQQLAPDNPTLSVAISELTNQEFALSKNRWETRSGAAGLLAPGSVIANEYREFKERLDASFRLVWNETRSLSDFAEQTATIQLNDDKRVQVTFPQDLWVQGSESQQGNQTTFVVTNAIQEKEATQLKVADFSGQSTTLNLAVVDLAGKSDLLNTQFRLKYRAAASRERFGSSNFKTRYEGDIPTNLVTRDYNRFTLAVGKLPINGEYLTSGTNVELELVATRSLGDRSAEQTISWQGEIR, from the coding sequence ATGCGTTTGCTTGGTCAATCTGCTCTCTTTCTCAGCCTTTTTGCCCTGACTAGCCTGACTCCACTGGGTAGTTCGCCGCTTTGCGCCCCCGTTGCCTTGGCGGGTGAGTTGAGAAATTTTGAGCAGGATGGCCGTGATGGTCGCAATGGTCGTGATGGCAGGATGGGGCGCAATGGCCAAGACCAAACTATTTTTGCTAACAGCTCTGCTGTGACCTTAGACCTGTCGGGTCAAGATGGCACCGATGGTGAAGACGGAGAGAACGCCCGGAGGCCACGCTGTAAAAGCCAACCCAATCAAAGCGATCGCGACCTCCAAGCAGCGGACGGCGGGAATGGCGGCAACGGAGGCAATGGAGGCAACGGAGGAGAGGGTGGGGCCGTGACCGTCTACTACACCAACCCCAACGACCTGAAGCAAATTGCAGTGCGATCGCCCGGTGGCTTAGGCGGTCGTGCGGGTCGGGGTGGCTACGGGACAGCAGGCTGCAATTGCGATCGCCGTCTTTGGGAAGTCAAAGTCTGCAAAGGGACACCAGGTAGCCCTGACTATAGCTGTAAGTCCCGCACCCACACCTGTCAAGATGGTAGAAATGGCTACAATGGCCGCGATGGGCAAGAGGGCCAACCGGGAAAATTAGGCACTTTGTCTCTGGTGCCCCAAGCGCAGCAGTTAGCCCCCGATAATCCGACGCTGAGTGTGGCTATATCAGAACTGACCAACCAAGAATTTGCGCTCTCAAAAAACCGTTGGGAAACTCGCTCAGGAGCAGCAGGTCTACTCGCGCCTGGTTCTGTAATTGCCAATGAATACCGCGAATTTAAAGAGCGACTCGATGCTTCTTTCCGCTTGGTCTGGAACGAGACGCGATCGCTGAGTGACTTTGCAGAGCAGACTGCCACAATCCAACTCAACGACGACAAGCGCGTGCAGGTGACGTTTCCACAAGACCTTTGGGTGCAGGGCAGCGAGTCTCAGCAGGGTAACCAAACTACCTTTGTCGTGACGAACGCGATTCAAGAAAAAGAAGCAACGCAACTGAAGGTCGCAGATTTCTCTGGTCAGAGCACAACCCTTAATCTAGCGGTGGTTGATCTGGCAGGAAAATCAGATCTACTCAACACCCAGTTTCGCCTCAAATACCGAGCCGCAGCCTCTAGAGAGCGATTCGGTAGCTCCAACTTTAAAACTCGCTACGAAGGGGACATCCCCACCAATTTAGTCACCCGCGACTATAACCGTTTTACTCTGGCAGTCGGCAAATTACCGATCAATGGCGAGTACCTCACCTCTGGTACCAACGTTGAACTAGAACTCGTGGCAACGCGATCGCTGGGAGACCGTTCTGCTGAGCAAACTATCTCTTGGCAAGGAGAAATCAGGTAA